A single region of the Deefgea piscis genome encodes:
- the tilS gene encoding tRNA lysidine(34) synthetase TilS: MANLKKNPSPKTTFNHEGWLAASAALRDFCCNGGQRPRFQSSPPIRLCVGFSAGLDSSVLLHWLSQQQAELGFSLSAIHVHHGLSPNADVWAEHARAFCQALHIPCQIAHVNVSQDTGLGVESNARTARYRAFTEQACDAIVLAHHQNDQSETLLINLLRGSGPAGLSAMKSLRALNANTDVLRPLLQLPRSALLDYANTHQLAWVEDESNQNTAFKRNKIRHELIPLLEGINPKAIATIARSAIHQGDAAAILLERAQEDLVLCMQEQALQLAPFQQLSAARQRNALHHWLDTHGITLELRAFDELLRVTFDAASDTCPALVWRNAAIRRYRGALHITRASLNPGPELDRQWQDAPQIADWHGELRWIEAEHGIDPRFLQQGYRIAGRSGGESLRLAANRPTRSLKAHCQALGIAPWLRETTPLIYLNGQLAAVPGLGVHADFQVGADQIGWLPIWQANHPNLGIAR, encoded by the coding sequence ATGGCAAATTTAAAGAAGAATCCGTCGCCTAAAACGACATTCAATCACGAGGGCTGGCTTGCCGCATCAGCCGCCCTTCGTGACTTTTGCTGCAACGGGGGCCAACGCCCCCGTTTTCAATCCAGCCCTCCCATCCGCTTATGCGTGGGTTTCTCGGCAGGATTGGATTCAAGCGTACTGCTGCACTGGCTCAGTCAACAACAAGCTGAACTGGGCTTTAGTTTAAGCGCCATTCATGTTCACCACGGTTTATCGCCCAATGCTGACGTTTGGGCCGAACATGCCCGCGCTTTTTGCCAAGCACTCCACATCCCATGCCAGATCGCACACGTCAACGTATCGCAAGATACTGGACTCGGCGTTGAAAGCAACGCCCGCACCGCGCGTTATCGTGCGTTTACTGAGCAAGCTTGTGATGCCATCGTACTCGCCCACCATCAAAACGATCAAAGCGAAACGCTGTTAATCAATTTGCTGCGCGGCAGCGGCCCAGCGGGCCTGTCGGCAATGAAATCCTTGCGGGCGCTGAACGCCAATACCGACGTGTTACGTCCCTTATTGCAGTTGCCACGCTCGGCCTTGCTGGACTACGCCAATACCCATCAGTTGGCTTGGGTGGAAGATGAAAGCAATCAAAATACGGCCTTTAAACGCAATAAAATCCGCCATGAGCTCATCCCTTTACTTGAGGGTATTAACCCCAAAGCCATAGCAACTATTGCGCGTAGCGCAATACATCAAGGCGATGCTGCAGCCATTTTATTAGAGCGTGCCCAAGAAGACCTCGTTCTCTGCATGCAAGAGCAAGCTTTGCAACTTGCGCCATTTCAACAGCTCAGCGCTGCGCGGCAACGCAATGCCTTACATCATTGGCTAGATACCCACGGCATCACGCTTGAATTACGTGCTTTTGATGAATTATTGCGCGTCACTTTTGACGCGGCCAGCGACACTTGCCCAGCGCTAGTTTGGCGTAATGCCGCGATTCGCCGCTATCGTGGCGCATTGCATATCACTCGCGCCAGCTTAAATCCGGGTCCCGAACTAGATCGCCAATGGCAAGACGCGCCGCAGATTGCCGATTGGCATGGTGAACTACGCTGGATTGAAGCAGAGCACGGTATCGATCCACGCTTTTTACAGCAAGGCTATCGCATTGCCGGTCGCTCAGGTGGCGAAAGCCTCAGGCTGGCAGCCAATCGTCCAACGCGCTCACTCAAAGCCCATTGCCAAGCACTGGGGATTGCGCCTTGGCTGCGCGAAACGACGCCGCTGATTTACCTTAACGGTCAACTAGCCGCCGTGCCCGGTCTTGGCGTTCACGCTGATTTTCAAGTTGGCGCCGATCAAATCGGCTGGTTGCCCATTTGGCAAGCCAATCACCCCAACTTGGGTATTGCCCGCTAA
- the mutS gene encoding DNA mismatch repair protein MutS, with protein MAKSSKTSAAPTHTPMMAQYFSLKADHTDKLVFYRMGDFYELFYEDAVKAARLLDITLTTRGSSAGEPIKMCGIPFHSLEPYLAKLVKLGESIAICEQIGDPATSKGPVERKVMRVVTPGTLTDAALLDDKQENRLLALRFVKGKLGMAWLSLASGDFALMDSDVEKISSELERLRPAEILVPEGTELALLDQLRIPVRRIAGWQFENDSAQRNLSRHFSVHDLSGFGVSNDMLALGAAGALLDYVRSTQGGSLPALDGLRVESTTQYIELDAATRRNLEITETIRGETAPTLFSLLDQCATGMGSRLLAHWLHHPLRQHSKIIERQDAISTLIEQARCETLYPVLREIADIERIVSRIALRSARPRDLASLRSSLQVLPQLADQLPHTGLFRGLAAALNAEPAIASLLQAAIQAEPGVLIREGGVIADGYSSDLDELRHIQSNCGDFLTQLELRERERTGIASLRVEYNRVAGFFIEVTNSYLSQVPEDYRRRQTMKNAERYITPELKQFEEKVLSANERALALEKQLYEGLIEALQIHLSTLRLAGQAVATLDVLVCLAQRAELSGYIAPHFCDDAVLHIEAGRHPVVEAQIDDFIPNSADFHLARKLLLITGPNMGGKSTYMRQVALIVLLAHIGSYVPAQSAQIGRVDRIFTRIGASDDLAGGRSTFMVEMTETANILNNANEYSLVLMDEVGRGTSTFDGLALAWSIARALIEKNRSYTLFATHYFELTRLAQDYPQVSNVHLDAVEHKDKIVFLHAVQEGPASQSYGIAVASLAGVPRDVVRQAKRKLLDLEQNSLQNGPQADLFAVNNFDYVAEPELHPAVEALQDINADELSPRDALALIYRLQALI; from the coding sequence ATGGCCAAAAGCAGCAAAACGTCCGCCGCCCCAACCCACACGCCCATGATGGCGCAATATTTTTCACTCAAGGCCGATCACACCGACAAACTGGTGTTCTATCGCATGGGGGACTTTTACGAGTTATTTTATGAGGACGCGGTCAAAGCGGCGCGCTTGCTCGATATCACCCTCACCACCCGCGGCAGTAGCGCCGGTGAGCCAATCAAAATGTGCGGCATTCCATTTCACTCGCTCGAACCGTATCTGGCTAAATTGGTCAAACTCGGCGAATCCATTGCCATCTGCGAACAAATTGGCGATCCAGCCACCAGCAAAGGGCCAGTCGAACGTAAAGTCATGCGCGTAGTCACGCCGGGCACCTTGACCGATGCGGCGCTACTGGACGACAAACAAGAAAACCGCCTGTTAGCGCTACGTTTTGTCAAAGGCAAACTGGGCATGGCATGGCTGTCATTGGCGTCGGGCGACTTTGCTTTGATGGATTCTGACGTTGAAAAAATCAGCTCCGAACTAGAGCGACTGCGCCCGGCTGAAATCTTAGTCCCCGAAGGCACTGAGCTGGCGCTACTCGATCAACTACGCATTCCGGTGCGGCGGATTGCCGGCTGGCAATTTGAAAACGACAGCGCCCAGCGCAATCTAAGCCGGCATTTTAGCGTCCATGATTTGAGCGGCTTTGGCGTGAGCAACGACATGCTGGCACTCGGCGCTGCTGGCGCCTTGCTCGATTACGTTCGCAGCACGCAAGGTGGCTCGCTACCGGCACTCGATGGTCTACGGGTAGAAAGCACCACGCAATACATTGAGCTTGATGCCGCCACACGGCGCAATCTTGAAATTACCGAAACCATTCGTGGCGAAACCGCACCCACGCTGTTTTCTTTACTTGATCAATGCGCAACAGGCATGGGCTCGCGCCTCTTGGCGCATTGGCTGCATCATCCATTGCGTCAGCACAGCAAAATTATCGAACGGCAAGACGCCATTAGCACGCTGATTGAGCAAGCGCGTTGCGAAACGCTGTATCCAGTCCTGCGTGAAATCGCCGACATCGAGCGCATCGTTTCCCGCATTGCACTGCGCAGCGCCCGCCCTCGTGATTTAGCGAGTTTACGCAGCAGCTTGCAGGTATTGCCGCAACTGGCCGATCAACTCCCACACACGGGTTTATTTCGCGGTTTAGCAGCCGCATTGAATGCAGAACCCGCCATTGCCAGCTTGCTACAAGCGGCAATTCAAGCCGAACCGGGCGTATTAATTCGTGAAGGCGGCGTAATTGCAGATGGCTATTCGAGCGATCTGGATGAGTTACGTCATATTCAAAGCAACTGTGGTGACTTTCTTACCCAGCTGGAATTACGCGAACGCGAACGCACCGGCATTGCCAGCTTGCGCGTGGAGTATAACCGGGTAGCGGGCTTTTTTATTGAGGTTACCAACTCATACCTAAGCCAAGTACCCGAAGACTACCGTCGTCGGCAAACGATGAAAAATGCCGAGCGTTACATCACGCCGGAATTAAAACAGTTTGAAGAAAAAGTCCTGTCAGCCAATGAGCGAGCTTTGGCGCTGGAAAAACAGCTTTATGAAGGCCTTATCGAAGCGCTGCAAATCCACCTCAGTACGCTGCGTCTGGCCGGCCAAGCAGTGGCCACGCTCGACGTACTGGTTTGCTTAGCACAGCGCGCTGAGCTGAGCGGCTATATTGCCCCGCACTTTTGTGACGACGCGGTATTACACATCGAAGCCGGTCGCCACCCTGTGGTCGAAGCGCAAATTGATGACTTTATCCCCAATAGTGCCGACTTCCATTTAGCGCGCAAATTACTGCTAATTACCGGCCCGAATATGGGTGGTAAATCGACGTATATGCGACAAGTGGCCCTCATCGTTTTGCTGGCGCACATCGGCAGTTACGTGCCAGCACAAAGCGCCCAAATCGGCCGAGTCGATCGTATTTTTACCCGTATTGGGGCGAGTGATGACTTAGCCGGTGGCCGATCGACCTTTATGGTCGAGATGACTGAAACCGCCAATATTTTGAATAATGCCAATGAATACAGCTTGGTGCTTATGGATGAAGTTGGCCGTGGCACATCGACGTTTGATGGTTTAGCACTGGCTTGGTCCATCGCTCGCGCCTTAATCGAAAAAAATCGCAGCTATACCCTATTTGCCACACACTATTTTGAACTGACTCGACTCGCGCAAGACTACCCGCAAGTCAGCAATGTGCATTTGGATGCGGTTGAACACAAAGACAAAATCGTGTTTTTACACGCCGTCCAAGAAGGCCCTGCCTCACAAAGCTACGGGATAGCCGTGGCCAGCCTAGCCGGCGTGCCGCGTGACGTAGTTCGTCAAGCCAAACGTAAATTACTGGACTTAGAACAAAATAGCTTACAAAATGGGCCACAAGCTGATTTGTTTGCTGTCAATAATTTTGACTACGTGGCTGAACCTGAATTGCACCCCGCTGTCGAAGCACTACAAGACATCAATGCGGACGAGCTCAGTCCACGTGACGCACTGGCATTAATTTATCGTTTACAAGCACTCATTTAG
- a CDS encoding pseudouridine synthase, translated as MKTVKARRPQPAIREGRAADQQRSANKAGSRGKSAAQPLQTPFAKTGATKKKPVSASEAARNRAKNLPDTGRSSTPATGTRKRGNSTVGMSRMIAQAIAKTTGAREVQGIKTPTEAAETTQTTIVHHGDKSNKNVKRAKRMKQRQGSQQELAFQQILREKRLASTEIDDDRLQKVLAYSGLGSRRDMEEVIEAERVTIGGRIATLGCKVSPGDEVRIDGKRVALKWPDRMVRIIMYHKQEGELVSRDDPEGRVTVFDRLRRVYSSKWIAIGRLDFNTTGLLLFTTSGELANRMTHPSFQVEREYAVRVHGQLTPEQMKELTQGVKLDDGEAHFTRIEDRGGEGSNHWYHVVIKEGRNREVRRMFEHFNIMVSRLTRIRFGMFSLPGRLKRGEFYELSETEVLAATKWAGLTMMGQVKS; from the coding sequence ATGAAAACAGTTAAAGCCCGCCGTCCGCAGCCCGCGATCCGTGAAGGCCGTGCTGCCGACCAGCAACGAAGCGCCAATAAGGCGGGCAGTCGTGGTAAATCCGCTGCTCAACCGTTGCAAACGCCTTTTGCTAAAACTGGCGCAACTAAAAAGAAACCCGTCTCAGCGAGCGAAGCCGCGCGTAATCGCGCCAAAAACTTGCCCGACACTGGGCGCTCTTCAACGCCAGCCACCGGTACGCGTAAGCGTGGCAATTCCACCGTTGGCATGAGCCGCATGATTGCCCAAGCAATCGCCAAAACCACTGGCGCTCGCGAAGTACAAGGCATCAAAACGCCAACTGAAGCAGCAGAAACCACGCAAACCACCATTGTTCACCATGGTGATAAAAGCAATAAAAACGTCAAACGCGCCAAACGCATGAAGCAACGCCAAGGCTCACAACAAGAGCTAGCATTTCAGCAAATCTTGCGCGAAAAACGTCTTGCTAGCACCGAAATTGACGATGATCGCTTACAAAAAGTTTTGGCTTATTCCGGCCTAGGTTCACGCCGTGATATGGAAGAAGTCATCGAAGCCGAACGCGTCACCATCGGCGGTCGTATCGCCACATTGGGTTGCAAAGTCAGCCCAGGCGATGAAGTGCGTATTGATGGCAAACGTGTGGCGCTTAAATGGCCAGACCGTATGGTGCGCATCATTATGTACCACAAACAAGAAGGCGAATTGGTCAGCCGTGATGATCCAGAAGGCCGCGTAACCGTCTTTGATCGTTTGCGCCGCGTTTATTCCAGCAAATGGATTGCCATTGGTCGTTTGGACTTTAACACCACCGGCCTCTTGCTATTCACCACCTCTGGCGAATTGGCCAACCGGATGACGCATCCGAGCTTTCAAGTTGAACGCGAATACGCGGTGCGCGTTCATGGCCAGCTCACCCCAGAGCAAATGAAAGAGCTCACCCAAGGCGTAAAACTTGACGACGGTGAAGCCCACTTTACCCGAATCGAAGATCGTGGCGGCGAAGGTAGCAATCACTGGTATCACGTGGTGATCAAAGAAGGTCGTAACCGTGAAGTTCGCCGGATGTTTGAACACTTCAACATCATGGTTAGCCGTCTAACGCGGATTCGCTTTGGTATGTTTAGCTTGCCGGGTCGTCTCAAACGCGGTGAGTTTTACGAACTCTCAGAAACCGAAGTTTTGGCTGCAACCAAATGGGCTGGCCTCACAATGATGGGTCAGGTAAAAAGCTAG
- the greB gene encoding transcription elongation factor GreB: MSKAFTTESTGDDDDVIPADLIIPSGSKNYITPHGWQRLKNELYQLVTKERPELTHLINWAASNGDRSENADYQYGKRRLREIDRRIRFLTKRLEIAEVVDPCTRENTDQVFFSATVSYEREDGHSETISIVGVDETDLTLNHISWTAPVARALLKAREGDVVLLRTPTGVEELEVTQIRYIEIVRPE, encoded by the coding sequence ATGAGCAAAGCATTCACCACCGAATCCACTGGCGACGATGATGACGTAATCCCTGCGGATTTAATCATCCCTTCAGGCAGCAAAAACTACATCACGCCACATGGCTGGCAACGCCTAAAAAACGAACTCTATCAACTCGTCACCAAAGAGCGCCCCGAGCTCACCCACCTAATCAACTGGGCAGCAAGTAATGGTGATCGTTCAGAAAATGCCGATTATCAATATGGTAAACGCCGCCTACGCGAAATTGATCGCCGTATTCGTTTTTTAACCAAACGCTTAGAAATCGCCGAAGTCGTCGACCCTTGCACTCGAGAAAACACCGACCAAGTCTTTTTTAGCGCCACCGTCAGCTACGAGCGCGAAGATGGTCACAGCGAAACCATTAGCATCGTCGGTGTGGATGAAACCGATCTCACGCTCAATCACATTAGCTGGACGGCGCCCGTAGCTCGAGCCTTACTCAAAGCCAGAGAAGGCGATGTCGTTTTATTACGCACCCCAACTGGGGTCGAAGAGCTCGAAGTCACTCAAATTCGTTACATTGAGATTGTCCGCCCAGAATAA
- a CDS encoding ATP-binding response regulator, with protein sequence MRIFNSSSGHLFRRVLRNMALRITLAAFAISAISYYYSYQRLQEEALIHLAKYIDARSQIESSLFINAEGNTRLVRDEFIRRYGLEQNTNASAAFDQLLRQDKDGMWRIKYELDDFEHRATIAILPTAKRSPEFKRQVVLAYDLLSQYGPAFSNNYYDTFIDLNISDANLMYLPQLNYARSGSLADFAETVEPEIIATPAANPQRTSQWTGIYYDKQALEWMVSIVTPIDYLGKYIGSVGQDVLLTQLITRTNTVNIPGTYNFIISRDGHLISHPNYMQQIQQQHGKFQVANSSTPLKDLFAVIKTAQPLDRFIETKDQESWLGIAPIKSTNWLFVTVYPKKILQTKAAISASIILLLGMIALALELGLLAWVLKTDIIKPLTRLKNAIQALANGKTSTELDTHRDDEIGELARSFRDMAQTVQSHRHHLEELVNERTQELASRNLQLQAANEALKYLNHEKNELLTIAAHDLKNPVASIQGMSVLLKDRLHEWPSEKIQNRLSGINQLAGRIQNIIGNLIDHNALETGSVRLVFAPIAIDALIEDVMNEWQERLTHKQQHCHYQGNHLRLTADRSALWQVLDNLISNAVKYAPHESTIVISTENIGNHIEICVSDQGPGVAPHEMVLLFKKFSRLSARPTGGEHTTGLGLSISKRLIEAMNGEIRCESQFGHGARFIITLPLSTEIDHTDTNATVL encoded by the coding sequence ATGCGGATATTCAATTCATCATCAGGTCATTTATTTCGTCGCGTTTTGCGCAATATGGCGTTGCGCATTACCTTAGCGGCGTTTGCAATTTCAGCGATTAGTTATTACTACAGCTACCAGCGCTTACAAGAAGAAGCGCTGATTCATTTAGCTAAATATATCGACGCTCGCAGCCAAATTGAAAGCAGTCTATTTATTAATGCCGAAGGCAATACGCGGCTGGTTCGTGATGAATTCATCCGCCGCTACGGCTTAGAACAAAATACCAATGCCAGCGCCGCATTCGATCAATTATTACGCCAAGATAAAGACGGCATGTGGCGTATTAAATATGAATTAGATGATTTTGAACATCGCGCCACCATTGCCATCTTACCCACCGCCAAGCGCTCGCCCGAATTTAAACGCCAAGTGGTTTTAGCCTATGACTTACTTTCACAATATGGACCAGCATTTAGCAACAACTATTACGATACTTTTATTGATCTGAATATTTCCGATGCCAATTTAATGTATTTGCCACAGCTCAATTACGCGCGCAGTGGCTCACTGGCCGATTTTGCTGAAACTGTCGAACCGGAAATCATTGCTACACCGGCAGCTAATCCACAAAGAACCAGCCAATGGACTGGCATTTATTACGATAAACAAGCTTTGGAATGGATGGTATCGATTGTTACGCCGATTGATTACTTAGGTAAATACATCGGTAGCGTTGGTCAAGACGTGTTATTAACGCAATTAATTACCCGCACCAATACAGTGAATATTCCTGGTACTTATAATTTTATTATCAGCCGTGATGGTCATTTGATTTCTCACCCCAATTACATGCAGCAAATTCAGCAACAACACGGTAAATTCCAAGTCGCCAATAGCTCAACCCCGCTCAAGGACTTATTTGCGGTCATCAAAACCGCTCAGCCACTCGATCGTTTTATTGAGACTAAAGATCAAGAAAGCTGGCTAGGTATTGCGCCAATCAAAAGCACCAATTGGTTATTTGTGACGGTCTACCCAAAAAAAATATTGCAAACCAAAGCCGCAATATCAGCCAGTATTATTTTATTACTCGGCATGATCGCCCTCGCCTTAGAACTAGGTTTATTAGCTTGGGTTCTCAAAACCGATATTATTAAGCCACTCACTCGACTTAAAAATGCAATTCAAGCGTTAGCCAACGGCAAAACCTCAACCGAACTCGACACGCATCGCGACGATGAAATTGGTGAATTAGCACGCAGTTTTAGAGACATGGCACAGACAGTGCAGTCACACCGCCATCATCTTGAAGAACTAGTCAATGAAAGAACGCAAGAATTAGCCAGTCGTAATTTGCAACTGCAAGCGGCCAATGAAGCGCTCAAATACCTTAATCATGAAAAAAATGAATTACTCACCATTGCCGCGCACGATTTAAAAAACCCCGTCGCCAGCATTCAAGGCATGTCAGTCTTACTCAAAGATCGACTGCACGAATGGCCAAGCGAGAAAATTCAAAACCGCCTAAGCGGCATTAATCAATTGGCCGGACGCATTCAAAATATCATTGGCAATTTAATCGATCACAACGCCCTAGAAACTGGGTCCGTTCGGCTGGTTTTTGCCCCCATTGCCATCGATGCCTTAATTGAAGACGTGATGAATGAATGGCAAGAAAGGCTCACGCATAAACAACAGCATTGTCATTATCAAGGCAATCATTTGCGATTAACCGCCGACCGCTCGGCACTGTGGCAAGTTTTGGATAATTTAATTTCTAATGCGGTGAAATATGCGCCGCATGAAAGCACGATTGTCATTAGTACCGAAAACATCGGCAATCACATCGAAATCTGCGTGAGCGACCAAGGTCCGGGCGTGGCGCCGCATGAAATGGTGTTGTTATTCAAAAAATTTAGCCGCCTTTCCGCGCGCCCCACGGGCGGCGAACACACGACCGGATTGGGTTTGTCGATTTCAAAACGGCTGATTGAAGCAATGAATGGCGAAATTCGCTGCGAAAGCCAATTTGGCCACGGGGCGCGCTTTATTATTACCTTACCTTTGAGTACCGAAATAGATCACACAGACACCAACGCCACTGTCCTGTAA
- a CDS encoding thymidylate synthase — protein sequence MRQYLDLLQHVLDQGVAKEDRTGTGTVSVFGHQMRFNLAEGFPLVTTKKTHLKSIINELLWFLRGDTNIQWLHEHGVKIWDEWASPEGDLGPIYGYQWRSWPTRDGRHIDQIADVIKALKTNPDSRRIIVSAWNVGEIENMALPPCHAFFQFYVAPAQKDDPDQRGKLSCQLYQRSADLFLGVPFNIASYATLVLMLAQVCDLQPGDFIWTGGDCHIYRNHFEQVKEQLSRSPRSLPTMKLNPAKTDLFDFEFADFTLEGYDPHPAIKAPVAV from the coding sequence ATGCGCCAATATTTAGATTTACTGCAACACGTACTCGATCAAGGCGTAGCCAAAGAAGATCGCACTGGCACCGGTACCGTTTCGGTTTTTGGCCATCAAATGCGCTTTAACTTGGCCGAAGGTTTTCCCTTAGTCACCACAAAAAAAACCCACCTTAAATCCATCATCAATGAATTACTGTGGTTTTTACGTGGCGACACCAATATCCAATGGCTGCACGAGCATGGCGTTAAAATCTGGGACGAATGGGCCAGCCCTGAAGGTGATTTGGGGCCCATTTATGGCTACCAATGGCGCAGCTGGCCAACGCGTGATGGCCGCCATATCGACCAAATTGCCGATGTGATCAAAGCATTAAAAACCAATCCTGACTCACGTCGAATTATCGTTTCAGCGTGGAATGTCGGTGAAATTGAAAACATGGCGCTACCACCTTGCCATGCTTTTTTCCAATTTTATGTGGCCCCGGCGCAAAAAGACGATCCAGATCAGCGCGGCAAATTATCCTGCCAACTGTACCAGCGCAGCGCCGATTTATTTTTAGGCGTGCCATTCAATATCGCGTCTTACGCCACCTTGGTATTGATGCTGGCGCAAGTGTGTGATTTACAACCGGGTGATTTTATTTGGACTGGCGGCGATTGCCATATTTATCGCAACCATTTTGAACAAGTTAAAGAGCAGCTGTCACGCTCGCCACGCAGCTTGCCAACGATGAAGCTCAATCCGGCTAAAACCGATTTATTCGACTTTGAATTTGCTGACTTCACCCTCGAAGGCTACGATCCCCACCCAGCGATTAAAGCGCCTGTTGCGGTTTAA